A region of Chlamydia crocodili DNA encodes the following proteins:
- a CDS encoding beta-ketoacyl-ACP synthase III, with product MKKTRKASIWATGSYLPEKILSNSDLEQMVDTSDEWIVTRTGIKERRIAAVGEYTSIMGAKAAEKAIQKAGLTKDQIECIIFSTSAPDHIFPSSAALAQAYLGIKEIPAFDCMAACTGYLYGLSVAKAFIESGMYNNVLLIAADKLSSFVNYEDRNTCVLFGDGGAACVIGESRPGALEITNVNLGADGSVADLLSLPAGGSRIPASMETVAEGKHFIAMEGKEVFKHAVRRMESAAKTCIAEAGLAEGDIDWLVPHQANERIIDAIAKRFEIDEAKVFKTLSKYGNTAASSVCIALDELLQSHVINSGEYLLLVAFGGGLSWGAVVLQQVEG from the coding sequence GTGAAAAAAACAAGAAAGGCATCTATTTGGGCTACGGGTTCTTATCTACCCGAAAAAATCCTATCTAATTCTGATCTTGAACAGATGGTAGATACTTCTGATGAATGGATAGTAACAAGAACCGGAATCAAAGAAAGACGTATTGCTGCAGTTGGTGAGTATACATCGATTATGGGAGCTAAAGCAGCAGAGAAAGCAATCCAGAAAGCTGGTCTCACAAAAGACCAAATAGAATGCATTATTTTTTCCACCTCAGCTCCCGATCATATTTTTCCGTCTAGCGCAGCTTTGGCTCAGGCTTATTTGGGAATAAAAGAAATTCCTGCATTTGATTGTATGGCTGCTTGTACTGGTTATTTATATGGTTTATCAGTAGCTAAAGCCTTTATTGAATCAGGAATGTACAACAATGTTTTGCTTATTGCAGCAGATAAACTTTCTTCTTTTGTAAATTATGAAGATAGAAACACCTGTGTGCTTTTTGGTGATGGGGGGGCTGCCTGTGTTATTGGAGAAAGCCGTCCAGGAGCTTTAGAAATCACTAATGTAAATTTAGGAGCTGACGGAAGTGTGGCAGATTTATTAAGTTTGCCTGCCGGAGGGAGTCGTATTCCTGCTTCTATGGAGACTGTAGCAGAAGGCAAGCATTTTATTGCCATGGAAGGAAAAGAAGTATTTAAGCATGCAGTAAGACGTATGGAGTCTGCAGCTAAAACATGTATTGCTGAGGCGGGTCTAGCAGAAGGTGATATAGACTGGTTAGTTCCACATCAAGCTAATGAAAGAATTATCGATGCTATAGCTAAGCGTTTCGAAATAGACGAGGCTAAAGTATTCAAAACTTTGTCCAAGTATGGAAATACGGCAGCCTCTTCTGTGTGCATAGCTCTAGATGAATTATTGCAATCACATGTAATTAATTCTGGAGAATATCTGCTCCTAGTTGCTTTTGGAGGTGGATTATCTTGGGGAGCAGTTGTTTTACAGCAGGTAGAAGGTTAA
- the fabD gene encoding ACP S-malonyltransferase, with product MMRKIGFLFPGQGSQYVGMGKDLVEHYPEAAEIFTLADETLGFSLSSIMFDGPEEKLLETAYSQLAIYLHSLAVIKILASRTSIIPAVVSGLSLGEYTALVASGRISPIDGFNIISKRAQFMNQACQQNPGAMAAILGLTVDIVEQNLESLGKGIWIANYNAPKQLVIAGLREKIEEAVVLFTDLGAKRAILLKVFGAFHTPLMQAAEDELAPYLYNLDMNSSEIPFASNVVADFLTNNDEIRQCLVKQMTSPTLWYQSCSKIDLEVDEFLEIGPGKVLAGLNRSIGLNKPIKSLGTVESINNFLAEL from the coding sequence ATGATGAGAAAAATAGGATTCTTATTTCCAGGCCAAGGTAGTCAATATGTTGGTATGGGTAAAGATTTGGTAGAGCATTATCCAGAAGCTGCTGAAATATTTACTTTAGCTGATGAGACATTAGGCTTTTCTTTGTCTTCAATTATGTTTGATGGACCTGAAGAAAAATTACTTGAAACAGCTTACAGTCAATTAGCTATATATTTACATAGTTTAGCTGTAATAAAAATTTTAGCTTCAAGAACTTCTATAATACCCGCTGTAGTTTCTGGATTAAGTTTGGGAGAATACACTGCTCTAGTTGCCTCTGGACGTATTTCTCCAATTGATGGTTTTAATATCATTAGTAAGCGTGCTCAGTTTATGAATCAAGCTTGTCAACAAAACCCGGGAGCTATGGCAGCAATTCTTGGATTGACTGTAGATATTGTTGAACAAAATCTAGAAAGTTTAGGAAAGGGTATTTGGATTGCTAATTATAATGCTCCTAAACAGCTTGTGATTGCTGGTTTGCGAGAAAAAATAGAAGAGGCTGTTGTATTATTTACGGATTTAGGAGCAAAAAGAGCAATTTTGTTAAAAGTATTCGGTGCTTTTCACACGCCGCTCATGCAGGCAGCAGAAGACGAGTTAGCTCCTTATTTATATAATTTAGATATGAATAGTTCTGAAATACCTTTCGCATCTAATGTGGTGGCAGATTTTTTAACAAATAATGATGAAATTCGTCAGTGTTTAGTGAAGCAGATGACTTCTCCTACATTATGGTATCAAAGTTGTTCTAAGATAGATTTAGAAGTTGATGAATTTTTAGAAATAGGCCCTGGCAAGGTTCTTGCGGGCTTAAATCGTTCTATAGGGTTAAACAAACCCATTAAAAGTTTAGGCACAGTAGAGAGCATCAATAATTTTTTAGCGGAGCTATAA
- the fabG gene encoding 3-oxoacyl-ACP reductase FabG translates to MNNVLLGKKAIVTGGSRGIGFAIAKLFVEQGADVEIWGLNVEGGKQAAEELSKIGKPTTFAKVDVSNNQSVKDAVQNFIAAHGSIDILVNNAGITRDNLLMRMSEEEWSAVINTNLNSLYYVCSSVIRSMIKARSGSIINISSVVGLMGSPGQTNYAAAKAGIIGFSRALAKEVAARNVRVNCIAPGCIDTDMTKVLNDNLKTEWLKNVPMGRMGFPEEIANVALFLASPLSSYITSQVVSVDGGMTH, encoded by the coding sequence ATGAATAATGTGTTGTTGGGGAAAAAAGCGATCGTTACGGGAGGATCTAGAGGTATAGGATTTGCCATAGCCAAGCTTTTTGTTGAGCAGGGTGCTGATGTTGAAATATGGGGATTAAATGTTGAAGGTGGCAAACAAGCTGCTGAAGAATTATCTAAAATAGGAAAACCGACAACTTTTGCTAAAGTTGATGTTAGTAATAATCAATCTGTGAAAGACGCTGTTCAGAATTTTATTGCAGCACACGGTAGTATTGATATTTTAGTAAATAATGCGGGGATTACTCGAGACAATCTTTTAATGCGTATGTCCGAAGAAGAGTGGTCTGCTGTTATCAATACGAATTTAAATTCGCTATACTATGTGTGTTCGAGTGTAATTCGTTCTATGATTAAAGCTCGTTCTGGATCCATAATCAATATTAGTTCTGTTGTTGGTTTAATGGGTAGTCCGGGACAAACTAACTATGCAGCTGCAAAAGCAGGTATTATAGGATTTAGTAGGGCTTTAGCAAAGGAAGTTGCTGCAAGAAATGTTCGAGTGAACTGTATAGCTCCAGGATGCATTGATACTGACATGACTAAAGTGTTAAATGATAATTTAAAAACAGAGTGGTTAAAAAATGTTCCTATGGGGAGAATGGGTTTCCCAGAAGAAATTGCTAATGTTGCACTATTTCTTGCCTCACCCTTATCTTCTTATATCACTTCTCAGGTAGTGAGTGTTGATGGAGGCATGACACACTAA
- the acpP gene encoding acyl carrier protein — translation MSLEDDVKSIIVEQLGVDAGEVNENSSFIEDLNADSLDLTELIMTLEEKFNFEISEQDAEKLRTVGDVITYIKTRQG, via the coding sequence ATGAGTTTAGAAGATGATGTAAAGTCAATTATTGTTGAGCAGCTTGGCGTAGATGCGGGTGAAGTAAATGAAAATTCTTCATTTATCGAAGATCTTAATGCTGATAGTTTAGACTTAACAGAATTGATAATGACTTTGGAAGAAAAGTTCAACTTTGAAATTTCAGAGCAAGATGCAGAGAAATTACGTACTGTAGGCGACGTCATTACATACATTAAGACACGTCAGGGTTAG
- a CDS encoding cyclic nucleotide-binding domain-containing protein, with amino-acid sequence MNLIDRAFLLKKNPIFNSLDMDVLLAISDKTEIMIFKPGVKIFSTEEPSFSLYIIVEGYVKITENNSSLSVTISSQDCFGEESLFSNKLREYNAEAITQVRTLILSKGQFLSIVEECPSVALSLLELYAKQITFRHPSS; translated from the coding sequence ATGAATCTAATTGACCGCGCCTTCCTTCTAAAGAAGAATCCTATTTTCAATTCTTTAGATATGGATGTTCTCTTAGCTATTTCAGATAAAACTGAAATTATGATTTTCAAACCTGGGGTGAAGATATTCTCGACAGAAGAACCTAGTTTCAGCCTATATATTATAGTAGAAGGCTACGTTAAAATTACTGAGAATAATTCCTCTTTATCGGTTACAATTTCTTCTCAGGATTGTTTTGGTGAAGAAAGTTTATTTAGTAATAAACTTCGAGAATATAACGCTGAAGCTATAACTCAAGTGCGGACGCTCATCTTAAGCAAAGGACAATTTCTTAGTATTGTTGAAGAATGCCCCTCCGTTGCCTTGTCACTTTTAGAACTCTACGCAAAGCAAATAACTTTTAGACACCCTTCATCATAG
- the incB gene encoding inclusion membrane protein IncB, which translates to MATTSVSSPSQTQTQEGSLDRVLLSFNGKINELQRKVESLEGKVNQIDRVSSLALTTGDNVAADLTHLRDEVIELKGCLATVTELLIQSGSSGTPGATPRSEGTSYVVGRTPPSLCSKLTALALTILALISITMLIICIVAVCGGFPLFISLLNMYTVGACISLPIISCAAVSMMILCSLSIGSLLRSRPAIYMINNSQIES; encoded by the coding sequence ATGGCAACAACATCAGTATCTTCACCCAGTCAAACACAAACTCAAGAGGGTTCACTAGATAGAGTTTTACTGAGCTTCAATGGAAAAATAAATGAATTGCAAAGAAAGGTGGAAAGCCTTGAAGGTAAAGTTAATCAAATAGATAGAGTTTCCTCCCTAGCTCTTACTACGGGTGATAATGTAGCCGCAGATCTAACTCATTTAAGAGATGAAGTTATAGAGCTAAAAGGATGTTTAGCTACGGTTACGGAATTGTTAATTCAATCAGGTTCTTCAGGAACCCCCGGAGCCACGCCTCGTTCGGAAGGCACCAGTTACGTAGTAGGACGCACACCTCCTTCTCTTTGTTCTAAACTCACAGCATTAGCGTTAACAATTTTAGCTTTAATCTCTATCACAATGCTTATTATTTGTATCGTTGCTGTTTGTGGTGGTTTTCCTTTATTTATTTCTCTACTTAACATGTATACAGTTGGTGCTTGTATATCCCTACCCATTATTTCGTGTGCCGCAGTTTCAATGATGATTCTTTGCTCACTGTCTATCGGCTCTTTATTAAGAAGCAGACCCGCAATCTATATGATCAATAATTCTCAAATAGAATCTTAA
- a CDS encoding sodium-dependent transporter produces MNKSQTHFSSRLGFIFSMMGIAVGAGNIWRFPRIAAQNGSGAFILIWLLFLFIWSIPLIVIELSLGKLTKKAPIGTLIKTAGPKCAWLGGFVTLVTTCILAYYSNIVGWGLSYFYYSISGKIYAGNNFSQLWETHYQSSFPLLFHFLSLFLAYMIIRKGIVQGIEKCNKILIPSFFVCTLVLLLRAVTLPNAVQGIKQLFTFDFASLSSYKLWLEALTQNAWDTGAGWGLLLVYSGFASKKTGVVSNGALTAISNNLVSLIMGIIVFATCSSLDILGTTQLQQGAGSSSIGIAFIYLPELFTRIPGSTYLPAIFSSIFFLAFAMAALSSMISMLFLLSQTLSEFGIKKHVAESLATVIAFILGVPSSLSLAIFANQDTVWGIGLIINGLIFIYAAISYGLTHLKKKIINAVPGDIHLNKVFDSMVKYLLPIEGIVLLSWYFYEGLFPEDGHWWNPISVYSLSSLILQWSIGLIILWSLNKKLSKRFAFYNLEN; encoded by the coding sequence ATGAACAAAAGTCAGACCCACTTTTCTTCAAGACTAGGATTTATTTTCTCTATGATGGGGATAGCTGTTGGCGCTGGAAATATCTGGCGTTTCCCTAGAATTGCGGCGCAAAATGGTAGTGGAGCCTTTATCTTAATTTGGCTTCTATTCCTATTTATCTGGTCAATTCCTCTGATTGTTATAGAGCTTTCTCTAGGGAAATTAACTAAAAAAGCTCCTATAGGAACGTTAATTAAAACAGCGGGACCTAAATGCGCATGGTTAGGAGGCTTTGTTACTTTAGTGACAACGTGTATCTTAGCCTACTACTCTAATATCGTTGGATGGGGTCTGAGCTATTTTTACTATTCAATTTCTGGAAAAATTTACGCCGGGAATAATTTTTCTCAGTTATGGGAGACTCATTATCAAAGTTCTTTTCCTCTACTGTTCCATTTCTTGTCTTTATTTCTAGCCTATATGATTATTCGTAAGGGTATTGTACAGGGTATTGAGAAGTGCAATAAAATTCTTATCCCCTCATTCTTTGTCTGTACTCTAGTACTCCTCCTTAGAGCAGTGACTCTACCTAATGCTGTTCAGGGAATCAAACAACTTTTCACTTTTGATTTTGCCTCACTTTCTAGTTATAAGTTATGGTTAGAAGCTCTAACACAAAATGCTTGGGATACAGGAGCTGGATGGGGGTTGCTCTTAGTGTATTCTGGATTTGCTTCAAAAAAAACCGGCGTCGTTAGCAATGGAGCTCTTACCGCTATATCGAATAACTTGGTTTCCCTAATTATGGGGATTATTGTATTTGCCACATGCTCTTCCCTAGATATTTTAGGGACTACACAGCTACAACAAGGCGCGGGATCTTCAAGCATAGGCATAGCTTTCATCTACCTACCAGAACTATTTACTAGAATTCCTGGATCTACATATTTACCAGCTATTTTCAGTTCTATATTCTTCCTTGCCTTTGCTATGGCAGCTCTCTCATCAATGATTTCAATGCTGTTTTTGTTATCACAAACTCTTTCAGAATTTGGAATAAAAAAGCACGTAGCGGAGTCCTTAGCAACAGTTATAGCTTTTATCCTTGGCGTACCCTCATCTTTAAGTCTTGCAATATTTGCAAACCAAGATACTGTTTGGGGAATTGGATTAATTATTAATGGTCTTATTTTTATCTATGCCGCAATTAGTTATGGGTTAACACATTTAAAAAAGAAAATCATTAATGCAGTTCCAGGAGATATTCACCTCAATAAAGTTTTTGATTCTATGGTAAAATATTTACTTCCTATTGAAGGGATTGTGTTACTCTCGTGGTATTTTTATGAGGGGCTTTTTCCTGAAGACGGGCACTGGTGGAATCCTATATCGGTATATAGTCTTTCTAGTTTGATTTTACAGTGGTCTATTGGGTTAATTATTTTATGGTCATTAAATAAAAAACTTTCTAAACGCTTTGCTTTCTACAACTTAGAAAATTAA
- a CDS encoding dicarboxylate/amino acid:cation symporter, which yields MRKKIAKSSYNLLLLGSMLIGLVLASFNSPIIFQSAEIVSGIFLKLLRFLSLPLVFFAIGSTITSIKNFQIMLSLGRKILYYTLLTTIIAATVGLGLFIIIYPVMPLEGSLETSSTTCSTGYLKVLSTTIPGNILEPFIDNNVISATFLAALLGIASLFLPEKEKDFTHTLFSTFFSILLNIAKGVLKLLAPATLAFSILFYKEVTQSQGNLVIFSKYLLCVVGANLIQGFIVLPWLLKANKLSPLKIVKSMSPALVTAFFSKSSASTLPLTMELAEEELKIKPSLSRLAFPLCSVINMNGCAAFILITVLFVGTSNGLSFSLLSMIGWIFIATLCAIGNAGVPMGCFFLASSLITSMHIPLHLLGLILPFYTILDMIETSLNVWSDCCVVSMTDKHFSDKLVELG from the coding sequence ATGAGAAAGAAAATCGCAAAATCAAGTTATAATCTCCTATTACTGGGAAGCATGCTAATAGGCTTGGTCCTAGCTTCCTTTAATTCCCCCATAATTTTTCAAAGTGCAGAAATTGTATCAGGAATTTTTTTAAAACTGTTAAGGTTTTTAAGTCTTCCTCTAGTATTTTTTGCTATTGGGTCAACGATTACATCAATTAAAAATTTTCAGATAATGTTGTCCTTGGGTAGAAAAATCTTATACTACACACTACTTACTACAATTATAGCTGCCACAGTCGGTCTAGGATTGTTTATTATTATCTATCCTGTCATGCCTTTAGAAGGTAGTTTAGAAACATCTTCAACCACATGCTCAACAGGCTATCTTAAGGTATTATCAACTACTATTCCTGGGAATATTCTAGAGCCATTTATAGATAATAATGTTATTTCAGCCACATTTTTAGCCGCTTTGCTAGGAATCGCCTCTCTATTTCTCCCTGAAAAAGAAAAGGATTTTACTCACACACTATTTTCGACATTCTTTTCTATACTTTTGAATATTGCTAAAGGTGTTCTTAAGTTACTTGCTCCGGCCACACTAGCTTTTTCTATTCTCTTCTATAAAGAAGTTACACAGAGTCAAGGAAACTTGGTTATCTTTAGTAAGTATCTTCTTTGCGTAGTGGGAGCTAACTTAATCCAAGGGTTTATTGTTTTACCATGGCTGTTGAAAGCAAATAAGCTTTCACCTTTGAAAATTGTTAAGAGCATGTCTCCAGCATTAGTTACAGCATTCTTTTCAAAATCTTCAGCCTCCACTCTACCTCTAACAATGGAATTAGCTGAAGAAGAACTCAAAATTAAACCCTCATTATCAAGACTGGCCTTTCCTTTATGTTCTGTTATCAACATGAACGGTTGTGCTGCCTTTATTTTAATTACAGTACTCTTTGTAGGAACATCTAATGGTCTTAGCTTTTCTTTACTTTCCATGATCGGTTGGATATTTATTGCAACGTTATGCGCGATTGGTAATGCCGGGGTGCCTATGGGATGCTTCTTCCTTGCATCTTCTTTGATCACTTCAATGCATATCCCCCTACATTTATTGGGATTAATTCTCCCTTTCTACACTATATTAGACATGATCGAAACATCATTAAATGTCTGGTCTGATTGTTGCGTTGTTAGTATGACAGACAAACACTTTTCGGATAAACTTGTTGAATTAGGGTAA
- a CDS encoding transmembrane 268 family protein encodes MSCFNLPTVNEKLAPVRSSSFPDQEEWKNTFQTKLTKNSHTHLDLEKYQANRQTRVALLALSVLITLVLLAMLLGTLQLQAFVMTWVSVVVAVAIPTILLTGGMYILHRISKKVDVLSGSVIKPFGNRIWAPMPVCYYSIPKEGEKENIQERVHESHIDLSTLDATNSGVALVYYYPDGVDYRIPTFVFPLIATPFVVLIKMIYNLIRFIVIPFHILLQMVIQYFSKKDISIEDRFIFKDIVREMSRSLVNMLRAPFYGTATMMTVFYGLLNPLAGRVAYACVERDWNDDVIRSRGLWLANPQRNFKFEGGGTRQGLGQFSHYLIGCFQPTCMFLFKDGQIVSGSHISAQYYPNSHLPVYPGIAVVTAPTLEDSQGSEAETNSTDTRS; translated from the coding sequence ATGTCTTGTTTTAATTTGCCCACGGTTAATGAAAAATTAGCCCCCGTTAGATCTAGTAGTTTTCCAGACCAAGAAGAATGGAAGAATACTTTCCAAACAAAGCTCACAAAGAATTCCCATACTCATTTGGATTTAGAAAAGTATCAGGCAAATCGTCAAACACGTGTTGCTTTGTTAGCATTATCCGTATTGATCACTTTGGTTTTATTAGCGATGCTTCTTGGCACCCTGCAACTGCAAGCATTTGTTATGACATGGGTTTCGGTTGTGGTGGCAGTGGCTATTCCAACTATTTTATTAACCGGTGGAATGTACATTTTACATAGGATTAGCAAAAAGGTAGATGTTCTATCCGGTTCAGTAATTAAACCTTTTGGGAATAGAATCTGGGCTCCTATGCCTGTATGTTACTATTCTATACCTAAGGAGGGTGAGAAGGAGAATATTCAAGAGAGAGTTCATGAAAGCCATATAGATTTATCTACTTTAGATGCAACCAATTCTGGTGTGGCACTAGTGTATTATTATCCAGATGGTGTGGATTATAGAATTCCAACTTTCGTTTTCCCTCTAATTGCCACCCCTTTCGTTGTTCTTATTAAGATGATCTATAACTTAATTAGATTTATTGTGATCCCCTTTCATATACTTTTGCAAATGGTCATCCAATACTTTTCTAAAAAGGATATTTCCATAGAAGATCGTTTTATTTTCAAAGATATTGTTAGGGAAATGTCCCGATCTTTGGTCAATATGCTTAGGGCTCCTTTTTATGGCACGGCTACAATGATGACGGTCTTTTACGGGTTACTTAATCCTTTAGCAGGTCGTGTTGCCTATGCGTGTGTAGAAAGAGATTGGAATGATGATGTTATCCGTTCTCGTGGGTTGTGGTTAGCTAATCCTCAACGTAATTTTAAATTCGAAGGTGGTGGTACACGTCAGGGATTGGGACAATTTAGTCACTACTTGATTGGATGTTTCCAGCCGACTTGTATGTTCCTATTTAAAGATGGTCAGATTGTTTCAGGATCGCATATCTCTGCCCAATATTATCCAAATTCGCACCTTCCTGTTTATCCCGGAATAGCCGTTGTCACTGCTCCAACTCTAGAAGATAGTCAGGGTAGTGAGGCAGAGACTAATTCTACAGATACAAGGTCTTAA
- a CDS encoding tetratricopeptide repeat protein — MGSSLPFISSKNFHRQSDVFDEFGCSEAFVDFLVSELIDLEGSSEIGEGYLSLSESLLMLTRDHVVILKKVIFYGMHYGINKKNSQILIDGLSYIDILFKKLGISSSDRLSLCSAKICANFELFSLTGDATFLDHVVKDFHLMEQLLKINPHLDNNLGWQHFCRGEKHEEASHSATAYVYEVIGKTFLTLYYKNKEKEALARSLNSFLKVLNLLPHRASAHADYAECLQILGLESGNSSYLQQAIDHLSKAIFLSFNRYIDNSAYENYRYSYAVAKVRLFDLTYEKEHFHQANRILYQTVQAFPHIAELWVLWGELLIRSGWLNSNMKHIEMGLDKLASAQKKGADPILLSALLANGIAVLGLYLDEPNLFRESRIRLVAAMRAFPGNSHLIHALGVVQLCSALYFGDDANFAASASCFKSCIEWDSENINSWQKLFDVYFAWGVRKKNVRLLQKAVGVVKRLCSLRPEVFLFWSDRGLALKCLAEVTTDLVYKEIYLEESLFYYRKAWDLTHRMEILELWGHSCYLLAELQESQDYYDEAYALLSNIDEEKQSFRAKIILASTLLGKGKLLQDEAQVEEALIILNPLIDEYPDQEDLLLLLGEAWLFLFWKRRSLESEEFVKVYLEQAIALGCGEAYYTLGKFYAVKKEIGQAWAMVMRSVDFGFKITESRWLNDPCLANLRAGHAFHEVVANQRGKLWWVNKTEAKRN, encoded by the coding sequence ATGGGATCATCCTTACCTTTCATTTCTTCTAAAAATTTCCATAGACAATCCGATGTATTCGATGAATTCGGTTGCTCTGAAGCATTTGTAGATTTTCTTGTTTCTGAATTGATAGATTTAGAGGGAAGTTCAGAAATCGGAGAGGGATATTTATCTCTGTCTGAAAGTTTATTGATGCTTACTCGCGATCACGTTGTGATCCTAAAGAAGGTTATCTTCTATGGAATGCATTATGGCATTAATAAGAAGAACTCTCAGATTTTAATAGACGGTTTATCATACATAGACATTTTATTCAAAAAATTGGGAATCAGTTCTTCAGACAGACTGTCTCTATGCTCAGCTAAAATATGTGCGAATTTTGAATTGTTTTCTTTAACTGGAGATGCGACGTTTCTTGATCATGTCGTTAAAGATTTTCATTTGATGGAACAATTACTAAAAATTAATCCTCATTTAGATAATAACTTGGGTTGGCAACACTTTTGTCGGGGAGAAAAACATGAAGAGGCCTCTCATTCAGCTACTGCCTATGTATATGAAGTTATAGGCAAGACTTTTTTGACATTATATTATAAGAATAAAGAAAAGGAAGCTCTCGCACGAAGTTTAAATTCTTTTCTTAAGGTATTAAATTTGCTTCCACATCGAGCAAGTGCTCATGCAGATTATGCTGAATGCCTACAAATTCTCGGATTAGAATCAGGAAATTCTTCATACCTACAGCAAGCTATAGACCATTTATCTAAGGCAATTTTCTTAAGTTTTAATCGTTATATTGATAACTCTGCTTATGAAAATTATCGTTATAGCTATGCTGTGGCTAAGGTAAGACTATTTGATCTTACTTATGAAAAAGAACATTTTCATCAGGCAAATAGGATATTGTATCAAACTGTTCAAGCTTTTCCTCATATTGCTGAATTGTGGGTTTTATGGGGAGAATTATTAATTCGTTCCGGCTGGCTTAACAGTAATATGAAACATATAGAAATGGGTTTAGATAAGTTGGCTTCAGCTCAGAAGAAAGGGGCCGATCCTATTCTTCTTTCTGCTTTATTAGCTAACGGTATAGCTGTATTGGGATTATACTTGGATGAGCCAAATTTATTCAGAGAAAGTCGGATACGATTAGTTGCTGCTATGAGAGCTTTCCCCGGCAATTCTCATTTAATTCATGCTTTAGGAGTGGTTCAGCTTTGCTCTGCTTTATATTTTGGCGATGATGCTAATTTCGCAGCCTCTGCTTCTTGTTTTAAATCTTGTATTGAATGGGATTCCGAAAATATCAACAGTTGGCAGAAATTATTTGATGTATATTTTGCCTGGGGTGTGAGAAAAAAGAATGTAAGATTACTTCAGAAAGCTGTTGGAGTAGTGAAAAGACTATGTTCTTTACGCCCTGAAGTATTTTTATTTTGGAGTGATCGAGGCCTTGCTTTAAAATGTTTGGCCGAGGTGACAACAGATCTTGTTTATAAGGAAATTTATTTAGAAGAGTCTTTATTCTATTATCGTAAAGCTTGGGATCTTACTCATCGAATGGAGATCTTGGAATTATGGGGACATTCTTGCTATTTGCTGGCCGAGCTTCAAGAATCTCAAGATTATTATGACGAGGCGTACGCCTTATTATCTAATATAGATGAGGAGAAGCAGTCTTTCAGAGCTAAAATTATTCTTGCTTCTACCCTTTTAGGAAAAGGAAAACTATTGCAAGATGAAGCTCAGGTCGAAGAAGCTTTGATTATTTTAAATCCATTAATCGATGAATATCCTGATCAAGAGGATTTATTACTCTTATTAGGAGAAGCCTGGTTATTTCTATTCTGGAAGCGACGTTCTTTGGAATCTGAAGAGTTCGTTAAGGTATACTTAGAACAGGCGATTGCTTTAGGGTGTGGTGAGGCTTACTATACTCTAGGTAAATTCTATGCTGTTAAAAAAGAGATTGGTCAGGCTTGGGCGATGGTAATGCGTTCTGTAGATTTTGGTTTCAAAATCACAGAATCACGATGGCTGAATGATCCATGTTTAGCAAATTTAAGAGCTGGACATGCATTTCATGAAGTCGTAGCTAATCAAAGAGGTAAACTATGGTGGGTGAACAAAACAGAGGCGAAGAGAAACTAG